One genomic region from Prochlorococcus marinus CUG1433 encodes:
- a CDS encoding 1-deoxy-D-xylulose-5-phosphate reductoisomerase: MKYITVLGSTGSIGTQTLEIASEQPDKFKAVALSAGRNINLLTEQVKTHKPEVVAIEDENLIEDLKDNINNLDLDGAPLVLGGKQGINAVAAWDKADTVVTGIVGCAGLIPTMSAINAGKNIALANKETLIAAGPIVIPALKKNNSRLLPADSEHSAIFQCLQGLPNYENADFSTGEMPKGLKAIHLTASGGAFRDWAVEDLKHVTVEDATSHPNWDMGKKITVDSATLMNKGLEVIEAHYLFGTSYENIEIVIHPQSIIHSMIEMEDSSVLAQLGWPDMKLPILYAMSWPERFKTNWKRLKLSEIGKLTFKEPDEFKYPCMGLAYAAGKSSGTMPAVLNAANEMAVEQFLKEKISFQEIPTFISKACESHMENLNLSPELEDILEVDNWARLFVKQEIKKGKKYVSIG, translated from the coding sequence TTGAAATACATTACTGTGCTCGGTTCTACTGGTTCAATAGGGACTCAAACTCTCGAAATAGCTAGTGAGCAACCTGATAAGTTTAAAGCCGTAGCCCTTTCTGCGGGAAGAAATATTAATTTATTAACTGAACAAGTTAAAACACATAAACCAGAGGTAGTTGCAATTGAGGATGAAAATCTCATAGAAGATTTAAAAGATAATATTAATAACTTAGATTTGGATGGTGCTCCCTTGGTTTTAGGTGGAAAGCAGGGGATTAACGCAGTTGCGGCTTGGGATAAGGCAGATACTGTGGTAACAGGGATAGTAGGCTGTGCAGGCTTAATTCCAACAATGTCAGCAATTAATGCGGGGAAAAATATTGCACTTGCTAATAAAGAAACTTTAATTGCAGCAGGGCCAATTGTTATTCCTGCATTAAAGAAAAATAATAGTAGGCTTTTACCTGCTGATTCAGAACACTCTGCTATCTTTCAATGTTTACAAGGATTACCTAATTATGAAAATGCAGATTTTTCAACAGGAGAGATGCCTAAGGGTTTAAAAGCCATACATTTAACAGCTTCTGGCGGTGCTTTCAGAGATTGGGCCGTTGAGGATTTAAAGCATGTCACAGTGGAAGATGCGACTTCACATCCTAATTGGGATATGGGAAAAAAAATAACTGTAGATTCTGCAACTCTTATGAATAAAGGATTAGAAGTTATAGAAGCTCATTATTTATTCGGGACCTCTTACGAAAATATCGAAATAGTTATTCACCCTCAAAGTATTATTCATTCAATGATTGAGATGGAAGATTCTTCAGTATTAGCTCAATTAGGTTGGCCAGATATGAAGCTACCTATTTTATATGCGATGAGTTGGCCTGAAAGATTTAAAACAAATTGGAAAAGATTAAAACTAAGTGAAATTGGAAAATTAACTTTTAAAGAGCCAGACGAGTTTAAATATCCATGCATGGGACTTGCCTATGCCGCAGGAAAATCTTCTGGGACTATGCCTGCAGTCTTAAATGCTGCTAATGAAATGGCTGTTGAACAATTCCTTAAAGAAAAAATTTCTTTTCAAGAAATCCCAACATTTATAAGTAAAGCATGTGAATCACATATGGAGAATTTGAATTTAAGTCCAGAATTGGAGGATATTCTTGAAGTAGATAATTGGGCTAGACTTTTTGTTAAGCAAGAAATTAAAAAAGGGAAAAAATACGTAAGTATTGGATAA
- a CDS encoding EF-1 guanine nucleotide exchange domain-containing protein gives MSIKAIECPDGVCHSHHGGHAVPRQAMQKNLEKHGKDWCEKLAERIYEMSVDTYSQTVMPSLHSAGWQRRHLDWEFKLAENDSEPDEALVEGIINATESFLRSSEVHRLFIQELVQGTFEEANDKKIISKAIKSIIEEEIVSSLREKKETLLKKISSKLVSEEKVSEELAINSAKEGFEEVERLLANHSEAV, from the coding sequence ATGAGTATAAAAGCAATCGAATGTCCTGATGGAGTATGTCACAGTCATCATGGTGGACATGCTGTTCCAAGGCAAGCTATGCAGAAAAACCTAGAAAAGCATGGTAAAGACTGGTGCGAGAAATTAGCAGAGAGAATTTATGAAATGTCAGTTGATACTTATTCGCAGACAGTCATGCCCAGTCTCCACTCAGCTGGCTGGCAAAGAAGACATCTAGATTGGGAATTTAAGCTGGCAGAAAATGATTCTGAACCGGATGAAGCTCTTGTTGAAGGAATTATTAATGCAACAGAAAGCTTTCTAAGGAGTAGTGAGGTTCATCGATTATTTATTCAGGAATTAGTTCAGGGAACATTCGAGGAAGCAAATGACAAAAAAATAATTTCTAAAGCTATAAAATCTATAATTGAAGAAGAAATTGTAAGTTCACTGAGAGAAAAAAAAGAAACTCTTTTGAAGAAAATATCTTCAAAATTAGTTTCAGAAGAAAAAGTTAGCGAGGAACTTGCTATAAATTCAGCCAAAGAGGGTTTCGAGGAAGTCGAAAGGCTTCTTGCAAATCATAGCGAGGCTGTTTAA
- a CDS encoding Re/Si-specific NAD(P)(+) transhydrogenase subunit alpha, whose amino-acid sequence MTKILIPSETSSGERRVSATPEAVKKLKSLGCDVYIESSAGKLSGFSDLSYEESGGTIINNIDQKIWGEADLIFCVQTPSEDNLIKLKKGAILLGLLNPYGNKELLEIINSNKISALSLELLPRISRAQSSDVLSSQANIAGYKAVLLAASELDRYFPMLMTAAGTVQPSKVVVLGGGVAGLQAVATAKRLGAIVFVSDIRPAVKEQVESLGARFIELPEVEEKPGESGGYAKAVTPEFLSKQKAILTKYLSEADVAICTAQVLGKKAPVLIDSPMIEKMRPGAVVIDLAVSQGGNCEGTKSNKTIIKDGVKLIGAGELPSSVPYDASSLYAKNLTSLITPFIKDGVIKLDKEDELISGCLLSDEGVVLQNEVFEN is encoded by the coding sequence TTGACAAAGATACTTATTCCTTCCGAAACAAGCTCTGGTGAAAGGAGAGTTTCAGCTACACCAGAAGCGGTAAAGAAATTAAAAAGCCTTGGATGTGATGTTTATATTGAAAGTTCAGCTGGAAAATTATCAGGATTTAGTGACTTATCATATGAAGAATCGGGCGGAACAATAATAAACAACATAGATCAAAAAATTTGGGGTGAAGCTGACTTAATATTTTGTGTTCAAACTCCATCAGAGGATAATTTAATTAAGTTAAAAAAAGGCGCTATTCTTCTTGGTCTTCTTAACCCATATGGGAATAAGGAGCTTCTTGAAATTATAAATAGTAATAAGATTTCAGCTTTATCACTAGAGTTGCTTCCTAGGATTAGTAGAGCTCAATCTTCTGATGTTCTTTCTTCACAGGCCAATATTGCTGGATATAAAGCAGTTCTTTTGGCTGCAAGTGAGTTAGATAGATATTTCCCAATGCTTATGACTGCAGCAGGGACAGTTCAACCTTCCAAAGTAGTGGTTCTTGGTGGAGGCGTTGCAGGATTACAGGCAGTTGCGACGGCGAAAAGACTTGGAGCAATAGTATTTGTATCTGATATTAGGCCTGCGGTTAAAGAACAAGTAGAGTCCCTAGGAGCAAGATTTATAGAACTTCCTGAAGTTGAGGAAAAGCCAGGAGAGTCCGGAGGTTATGCAAAAGCTGTAACACCCGAATTCCTCTCAAAACAAAAGGCAATTTTAACTAAATATTTATCTGAAGCTGATGTTGCTATATGTACTGCTCAAGTTCTAGGTAAAAAGGCCCCTGTTTTAATAGACTCACCCATGATTGAAAAAATGAGGCCTGGAGCAGTAGTTATTGATTTAGCAGTTTCTCAGGGAGGGAACTGCGAAGGAACAAAATCAAATAAAACTATTATCAAAGATGGGGTAAAACTTATAGGAGCGGGCGAATTACCCTCTTCAGTTCCTTATGATGCAAGTTCACTTTATGCTAAGAACTTAACATCTTTGATTACACCATTTATAAAAGATGGTGTAATTAAATTAGATAAAGAGGATGAACTCATTTCTGGTTGTTTATTAAGCGATGAAGGAGTTGTTCTTCAAAATGAAGTTTTTGAAAATTGA
- a CDS encoding NAD(P) transhydrogenase subunit alpha, whose product MSFISLLWVLLLGSLLGLELIGKVPPTLHTPLMSGANAISGITMLAALTLIVKAEGNVPLLIIGSVSLGFALFNVVGGFFVTDRMLAMFSRKPSNKN is encoded by the coding sequence ATGTCTTTTATAAGTCTTCTTTGGGTTCTTTTACTAGGTAGTTTATTAGGTCTCGAGTTAATTGGAAAAGTTCCTCCTACTCTTCACACACCCTTAATGAGTGGGGCAAATGCAATTTCAGGAATAACAATGCTTGCAGCCTTGACTTTAATTGTAAAAGCAGAAGGTAACGTACCACTTTTAATCATTGGCTCAGTTTCTCTTGGATTTGCTCTTTTCAACGTTGTAGGCGGTTTCTTTGTAACTGATCGAATGCTCGCGATGTTTAGTCGTAAACCATCAAATAAGAACTAA
- a CDS encoding NAD(P)(+) transhydrogenase (Re/Si-specific) subunit beta, protein MNLPVIIKFVIDLLAVLLLALGIKGLSKVKSARDANRLAAFAMSLSVVGLLSYYLGTSGIAIQSWIWIIIGSISGSLFGAILAKKVPMTSMPETVALFNGCGGMSSLLVALGVAIFPISSGQENFDIFKSLINELSISVSIFVGAITFTGSIVAMAKLQGWLSTPGWTQSKVRHFVNIVFAVASLIAFFDLINGNTSSIWLLVIVSSLLGIGVTLPIGGADMPVVISLLNSYSGIAAAAAGFVVDSQLLIVAGAMVGAAGLILTQVMCKGMNRSLVSVLFGGSLSAQSTASSGSGEYTNITSCSVEECALTLEAANKVIIVPGYGLAVAQAQHTLREVTKKLEQNGIEVVYAIHPVAGRMPGHMNVLLAEADVPYEQLKEMDVVNPDFPATDVVLVLGANDVVNPQAKNDSSSPLYGMPVLDVQEARTVFVIKRGMSAGYSGIKNDLFDLPNTSMVFGDAKKVLNDLIGELKDLGVGEK, encoded by the coding sequence ATGAATCTACCTGTAATCATTAAATTCGTTATTGACCTTCTAGCAGTACTTTTACTGGCTTTGGGAATAAAAGGATTGTCAAAAGTAAAATCAGCAAGGGATGCCAACAGATTAGCTGCATTTGCAATGTCGCTATCAGTAGTAGGATTACTTTCTTATTATTTAGGCACTTCTGGAATTGCTATTCAGTCTTGGATTTGGATAATAATTGGATCAATCTCAGGTAGTTTATTCGGAGCAATTCTTGCAAAAAAAGTACCTATGACCTCCATGCCTGAAACAGTGGCATTGTTTAATGGTTGTGGAGGAATGTCATCACTTTTAGTGGCCTTAGGAGTAGCTATTTTTCCTATATCTAGTGGCCAAGAAAATTTTGATATTTTTAAGTCACTGATTAACGAGCTTTCAATATCTGTTTCTATATTTGTTGGTGCCATAACTTTCACAGGTTCAATTGTGGCGATGGCAAAGTTACAGGGTTGGTTGTCAACTCCAGGATGGACTCAGAGCAAAGTTAGACATTTTGTAAATATTGTTTTTGCAGTTGCTTCCTTGATAGCCTTTTTTGATTTGATAAACGGTAATACAAGTTCTATTTGGCTTTTAGTTATAGTTTCTTCTTTATTAGGTATTGGAGTTACTTTGCCAATTGGTGGAGCTGATATGCCAGTCGTTATATCTTTGTTAAATAGCTATTCAGGGATTGCAGCAGCAGCAGCAGGGTTCGTTGTAGATAGTCAGCTTTTGATAGTAGCAGGCGCAATGGTTGGAGCGGCAGGTCTAATTCTTACTCAAGTAATGTGCAAGGGTATGAATAGATCATTGGTCTCAGTTCTTTTTGGAGGATCTTTATCTGCACAAAGTACAGCCTCTTCTGGTTCAGGAGAATATACAAATATAACTTCTTGCAGTGTTGAAGAATGTGCATTGACTTTAGAGGCAGCTAATAAGGTAATTATTGTTCCTGGTTATGGTCTAGCGGTAGCTCAAGCTCAACATACTTTGAGGGAAGTGACAAAAAAACTAGAGCAAAACGGTATTGAAGTTGTTTACGCAATTCATCCTGTAGCAGGGAGGATGCCTGGACATATGAATGTACTTTTAGCAGAAGCAGATGTTCCTTACGAACAACTTAAAGAGATGGACGTTGTAAATCCTGATTTTCCAGCAACGGATGTTGTTTTAGTTTTAGGAGCAAATGATGTGGTTAATCCTCAAGCTAAAAATGATAGCTCTTCTCCTTTATATGGGATGCCAGTTCTTGATGTGCAGGAAGCAAGAACGGTATTTGTAATTAAACGTGGTATGAGTGCAGGTTACTCAGGAATAAAAAATGATTTATTTGATTTGCCAAATACCTCAATGGTCTTTGGTGATGCAAAAAAGGTGCTGAATGATTTGATTGGAGAATTAAAGGATCTTGGGGTTGGGGAGAAATAA
- the infA gene encoding translation initiation factor IF-1, whose translation MIETSGVIEKEQGNGFYLVTLEQPEGHQCLCRAAGKLTKFRIKLLAGDKVLVEISPYDLSRGRITYRERNAGGSKPTTNKNNPKRNNK comes from the coding sequence ATGATTGAAACTTCAGGTGTAATAGAAAAAGAGCAGGGGAATGGATTTTATTTGGTTACTTTAGAACAACCTGAAGGACATCAATGTTTATGCAGAGCTGCAGGCAAATTGACTAAATTTAGAATTAAATTATTAGCTGGAGATAAAGTGTTAGTTGAGATTAGTCCTTATGATCTTTCTAGAGGGAGGATAACTTATAGAGAAAGAAATGCAGGTGGTTCTAAACCTACTACTAATAAAAATAACCCTAAGAGAAATAATAAATAA
- a CDS encoding (2Fe-2S) ferredoxin domain-containing protein: protein MNIKKHLLLCATPTKQKCFKGNEGQKTWECLKKTLKKFENDPCTKNIHILRSKADCLRICKNGPILLIWPDGIWYEKVSPEKISEIFTSHIINGKPIEKWIFKKTPFLNSPRY, encoded by the coding sequence GTGAATATTAAAAAGCATCTTCTACTATGCGCAACACCCACAAAACAGAAATGCTTTAAAGGCAATGAAGGTCAAAAAACATGGGAATGTCTTAAAAAGACTTTAAAAAAATTTGAGAATGATCCCTGTACAAAAAACATTCATATATTAAGATCAAAAGCTGACTGTTTAAGGATATGTAAGAACGGCCCAATTCTTCTTATTTGGCCTGATGGTATTTGGTACGAGAAAGTTTCTCCAGAAAAAATTTCAGAAATTTTTACCTCACATATTATTAACGGTAAGCCAATAGAAAAATGGATTTTTAAAAAAACACCATTTTTAAATAGTCCTAGATACTAA
- a CDS encoding cysteine--tRNA ligase — MIKLFNTLSKRVEVFKPIDDVVKIYCCGVTVYDLCHLGHARSYIAWDVLRRFLIYSDFKVKYVQNFTDIDDKILKRAKEESSSMKEVSEKNIIEFHKDMDSLGIMRPDSMPRATNHICNICSFIKILEDKGYAYSRDGDVYYSVFKNKNYGKLSNQKIQEQNINQQGRMANEENSKKLNPQDFALWKKAKEDEPFFDSPWGKGRPGWHIECSAMVKDELGDTIDIHLGGSDLIFPHHENEIAQSEAANGKKLANYWLHNGMVNVNGQKMSKSLKNFKTIRELIKSGISPMTLRYFVMTVNYRKPLDFTEEALRSASEAWKNINVALSFMDLTKGAFRYIDKNETLEEEYKEKINFELFQKKLKFSEALGNDLNTAGAIAIIYDLAKPLKNFLNQFQRVDGFKIDLNEKLFLLENFKTLEKLTEVLGLKKEVLVKESKIKEEEISSLINERLKAKMEKDYAKADEIRNLLKEKGIELIDQSKDITTWIRV, encoded by the coding sequence ATGATCAAACTTTTTAATACTTTAAGCAAAAGAGTTGAGGTTTTTAAGCCTATTGATGATGTAGTAAAAATTTATTGTTGTGGAGTAACTGTTTATGATTTATGTCATCTTGGTCATGCCAGAAGTTATATAGCTTGGGATGTATTGAGAAGATTTTTAATTTACAGTGATTTCAAAGTGAAGTATGTTCAAAATTTTACAGATATTGATGACAAGATCTTAAAAAGAGCTAAAGAAGAAAGCAGTTCAATGAAGGAAGTATCTGAAAAAAATATTATTGAATTTCATAAAGATATGGATTCTTTAGGGATAATGCGTCCGGATAGTATGCCAAGAGCAACGAATCATATATGCAATATCTGCTCCTTCATAAAAATCCTTGAGGACAAAGGTTATGCATATTCTAGGGATGGAGATGTTTATTATTCTGTTTTTAAAAATAAAAATTATGGAAAGCTAAGTAATCAAAAAATACAAGAACAAAATATAAATCAGCAAGGAAGAATGGCTAATGAGGAAAATAGTAAAAAACTTAATCCGCAAGATTTTGCACTATGGAAAAAAGCCAAAGAGGATGAACCATTTTTTGATTCGCCATGGGGTAAAGGTAGGCCAGGATGGCATATTGAATGTTCAGCAATGGTTAAAGATGAATTAGGAGATACTATTGATATCCATTTAGGTGGTTCTGATTTGATTTTTCCGCATCATGAGAATGAAATCGCCCAATCAGAAGCAGCCAATGGCAAAAAGCTAGCGAACTATTGGTTACACAATGGGATGGTCAATGTAAATGGACAAAAGATGAGTAAATCACTTAAAAATTTTAAAACTATTAGAGAGCTGATTAAGTCAGGTATAAGCCCTATGACTTTGCGATATTTTGTTATGACGGTGAATTATAGAAAACCACTTGATTTTACTGAAGAAGCTTTGAGGAGTGCTTCAGAAGCTTGGAAAAACATTAATGTAGCCCTTTCTTTTATGGACCTTACAAAAGGTGCTTTTAGATATATTGATAAAAATGAAACTCTCGAAGAAGAATATAAAGAGAAAATAAATTTTGAATTATTTCAAAAAAAGCTTAAATTTTCTGAGGCTCTTGGAAATGACCTTAATACAGCAGGTGCTATAGCAATTATTTACGATTTAGCGAAACCATTAAAAAACTTTTTAAACCAATTTCAAAGGGTTGATGGTTTTAAAATAGACCTAAATGAAAAACTCTTTCTACTTGAGAATTTTAAAACTCTTGAAAAGTTGACTGAGGTACTTGGTCTTAAAAAAGAGGTTTTAGTAAAAGAAAGTAAAATAAAAGAAGAAGAAATATCATCGCTTATTAATGAAAGATTGAAAGCAAAAATGGAAAAGGATTATGCGAAGGCGGATGAAATCAGGAATTTGTTAAAAGAAAAAGGTATTGAACTTATTGATCAATCAAAGGATATAACAACATGGATAAGGGTCTAA
- the trxB gene encoding thioredoxin-disulfide reductase, with translation MENKEKTSNVENVVIIGSGPAGYTAAIYAARANLQPLLVTGFNSGGIPGGQLMTTTFVENYPGFPDGVLGPELMDLMKAQAERWGTNLYESDVVSINTDSYPFELKTLEGTIKSNSIIIATGASANRLGVINEDKFWSKGISACAICDGATPQFRGEELAVIGGGDSACEEAAYLTKYGSKVHLIVRSEKLRASAAMVDRVKANPKIEIHWNTKVDKADGSEWLEKIETIHSQDGKGEINIKGLFYAIGHTPNTKFLNHKIDLDNKGYIACKSGRPETSIEGIFAAGDVVDSEWRQGVTAAGTGCMAALATERWLAEKNLAKTIVRETPEPEKKLNSSDFNEEEVNEDTFDSNSEWQKGSYALRKLYHESKKPILVIFSSPSCGPCHVLKPQLKRVIKELDGAVLGVEIDIDKDQDIAKQAGINGTPTVQLFKEKLLKKQWQGVKQRSEFKEAIKNII, from the coding sequence ATGGAGAATAAAGAGAAAACTTCAAACGTAGAAAATGTTGTAATTATTGGCTCAGGTCCTGCAGGATATACAGCTGCAATTTATGCAGCAAGAGCAAATCTTCAACCATTGCTCGTTACAGGATTTAATTCTGGTGGAATTCCTGGTGGCCAATTAATGACTACAACATTTGTTGAAAATTATCCAGGTTTTCCAGATGGCGTACTTGGTCCTGAATTAATGGATCTAATGAAAGCTCAAGCCGAAAGATGGGGCACTAATTTATACGAAAGTGATGTTGTCTCAATAAATACTGATTCTTATCCCTTTGAATTAAAAACTTTAGAAGGAACTATAAAATCTAACTCAATTATTATTGCAACTGGAGCAAGTGCAAATAGATTAGGTGTGATAAATGAAGATAAATTCTGGAGTAAAGGAATAAGTGCTTGTGCAATATGTGATGGAGCGACCCCACAATTTAGAGGTGAAGAATTAGCTGTTATCGGAGGGGGCGACTCTGCATGTGAAGAAGCAGCATATCTCACAAAGTATGGAAGCAAAGTGCATTTGATTGTTAGGTCAGAAAAATTAAGGGCTAGCGCAGCAATGGTAGATAGAGTAAAAGCTAATCCAAAGATAGAAATTCATTGGAACACAAAAGTTGATAAAGCAGATGGCTCTGAATGGCTTGAGAAAATAGAAACTATTCACTCTCAAGATGGTAAAGGGGAAATCAATATAAAAGGTCTTTTTTACGCGATAGGGCACACACCAAATACGAAGTTCTTAAACCACAAAATTGATTTAGATAATAAAGGATATATTGCCTGCAAATCGGGAAGACCAGAAACATCTATTGAAGGTATCTTCGCAGCAGGTGACGTTGTCGATTCTGAGTGGAGACAAGGAGTTACCGCTGCAGGAACTGGGTGCATGGCAGCATTAGCTACCGAAAGGTGGCTAGCCGAGAAAAACTTAGCAAAAACTATAGTCAGAGAAACACCTGAACCAGAAAAAAAACTTAATTCATCAGATTTTAATGAAGAAGAAGTTAATGAAGATACTTTCGATTCAAATTCTGAATGGCAAAAAGGGAGTTATGCATTAAGGAAACTTTATCACGAGAGTAAAAAACCTATCTTAGTAATTTTTAGTTCTCCAAGTTGCGGTCCATGTCATGTTTTGAAACCTCAGTTAAAAAGAGTAATTAAAGAACTTGATGGTGCAGTTCTTGGCGTTGAAATAGATATTGATAAAGATCAAGATATTGCAAAACAAGCTGGTATTAATGGCACACCAACAGTTCAACTTTTTAAAGAAAAATTATTAAAAAAACAATGGCAAGGTGTTAAGCAAAGAAGTGAGTTTAAAGAAGCGATAAAAAATATTATCTAA
- a CDS encoding alpha/beta hydrolase, with amino-acid sequence MGLGRNNSISFSFSDYLKNKPFREVLPWIGGDLQTLRDTFVIDFGKSKKNKKIFFPINKILSKKFECDYLLGFLELPENLVSLKGFVIVTHGLGGSTKRFGLRRISRKLANNGFGVLKLNLRGSGSSRYLAKGNYCARCSSDVISAINYFKKFINLEFKDLIKMNNLPIYGVGLSLGGTILLNACLDYDENKGEKLLDGLACVSSPLDLSSCSLCIEKSRNYIYQKWLLHRLKNQLWEGFNDEGKILNNEKLRKKIRALKSIREFDQKFTAPSWGFDSLEDYYVKASPIFRIQNLVKKLPQMLFIHAKDDPWVPYNATLNLRGKFIDKFTIFITEKGGHNGFHSINGCWSDEVVKNWFISI; translated from the coding sequence TTGGGGTTGGGGAGAAATAATAGTATATCTTTTAGTTTTTCAGATTACTTAAAAAATAAGCCATTTCGAGAAGTTTTACCTTGGATAGGTGGCGACTTACAAACTTTGAGAGATACTTTTGTTATTGATTTTGGCAAATCAAAAAAAAATAAAAAAATATTCTTTCCGATTAATAAAATTCTTTCAAAAAAATTTGAATGTGATTATCTTCTAGGGTTTTTAGAATTACCTGAAAACTTAGTCTCACTTAAGGGTTTTGTAATCGTTACACATGGTTTAGGGGGCTCAACTAAACGGTTTGGTTTAAGGAGAATCTCTAGGAAATTAGCAAATAATGGTTTTGGAGTTCTTAAATTAAATCTAAGAGGATCTGGATCTTCGAGATATTTAGCTAAAGGAAATTATTGTGCTAGATGCTCCAGTGATGTTATTTCAGCAATTAATTATTTTAAAAAATTCATTAATTTAGAGTTTAAAGATCTCATTAAGATGAATAATCTTCCAATTTACGGAGTTGGATTATCTTTAGGCGGAACAATTCTTTTAAATGCCTGTTTAGATTACGATGAAAACAAAGGAGAAAAACTTTTAGATGGCCTAGCTTGTGTAAGTAGCCCTTTAGATTTATCATCATGCAGTCTCTGTATTGAAAAATCTAGAAATTATATCTACCAAAAATGGTTACTTCATCGCTTAAAAAATCAGTTATGGGAGGGATTTAATGATGAAGGCAAAATTCTTAATAATGAGAAATTAAGAAAAAAAATTAGAGCTTTAAAAAGTATAAGGGAATTTGATCAGAAATTTACAGCTCCAAGTTGGGGATTTGATTCTTTAGAAGATTATTATGTTAAAGCTTCTCCAATATTTAGAATCCAAAACTTAGTAAAAAAATTACCTCAAATGCTTTTTATTCATGCCAAGGATGATCCTTGGGTTCCATATAATGCAACTTTGAATTTAAGAGGAAAATTTATTGATAAATTTACTATTTTTATAACTGAAAAAGGAGGTCATAATGGTTTTCACTCTATTAATGGCTGCTGGTCAGACGAAGTAGTAAAGAACTGGTTTATTAGTATCTAG